In one window of Leptospira sp. GIMC2001 DNA:
- a CDS encoding formate hydrogenase, whose translation MIYDFFYLLLFLTGLMVLVENRITRVITLLSVQGFLLVATVFKAHLANEMHTWLLVSLVLVFKAILTPWILFWTARNSDLGESSEPRFGYAVTAFFLVLGILLSILLTEQIHIFPTDTHRIGLIYVILLIYVGIIGFIVQRNWIALIAGFVVFENGIFALTMILDRGLPLGLEFGTFLDAILVIVASVVLKLNPLGLGEKKI comes from the coding sequence ATGATTTATGATTTTTTCTACTTACTTCTATTCTTAACCGGATTGATGGTTCTCGTTGAAAATCGTATAACAAGAGTAATAACATTGCTCTCGGTTCAAGGTTTTCTTCTGGTTGCAACCGTTTTTAAAGCGCATCTTGCAAATGAGATGCATACTTGGTTACTCGTATCTCTCGTTCTAGTTTTTAAAGCGATTCTCACACCTTGGATTCTATTCTGGACCGCAAGAAATTCTGATCTTGGTGAATCGTCTGAGCCGAGATTTGGTTATGCAGTTACAGCGTTTTTCCTAGTCCTTGGAATTTTACTTTCAATACTATTGACCGAGCAGATTCATATATTTCCGACTGATACGCATAGGATTGGATTAATATATGTTATATTATTGATTTATGTAGGTATAATTGGATTCATCGTTCAGAGAAATTGGATTGCTCTGATTGCAGGTTTTGTTGTATTCGAAAACGGAATATTTGCATTAACAATGATATTGGATCGAGGACTTCCTCTCGGATTAGAATTTGGAACCTTCTTAGATGCAATTTTGGTGATAGTAGCATCTGTTGTTCTCAAATTGAATCCACTAGGCTTGGGAGAGAAAAAAATATGA
- a CDS encoding hydrogenase large subunit has protein sequence MSKQVIVGFFEDRMYRFDSIKIHEEENLLPWESYLANTMAPISLLRFNFGINRTEDFSGIDLSTLRSYSRKDQLKVFYDRELGLKDINYSGINLNVPEDHYTHEVGPIHAGVIEPGHFRFIVKGDHIQSLMIRLGFQHRKILTNLNGLNFIKAMPIISGIALDTTTAYSICFARCLENLLDFKITRDEELYRLILLETERIACNIGEIGGIAGDIGYYPLLAVCSTERGFPLGWMEFLTGSRFGRMAIRPFHSRIQNVPSKNDIDSWIPNWSRWLEKVSKSMNQAVNNSTIRERMQNVGTVSHESALELGLSGIVARASGTNIDTRLDDPLYKELAPHYFSSSEFRLTGDVWSRFLLRIQDVERSVALIQNAIASINWENIKSNENQYGQTNKSILEAKKIPESGSISYGYAESFRGNLLMAFRWNRHYEIQSSYIRDPSVLNWHALEIATQNQLVSDFPLINKSFNLSYAGVDL, from the coding sequence ATGAGCAAACAAGTAATCGTTGGTTTTTTTGAGGATAGAATGTATCGATTTGATTCGATCAAAATTCACGAAGAAGAGAATCTCCTTCCTTGGGAATCATACCTTGCAAATACTATGGCTCCAATTTCTCTGCTTCGTTTCAATTTCGGGATCAATCGAACAGAAGACTTTTCGGGTATCGACCTATCTACTCTAAGATCATATTCTCGAAAGGATCAATTGAAGGTGTTCTATGATAGAGAATTGGGGCTCAAAGATATAAATTATTCTGGAATAAACTTAAATGTTCCTGAAGATCACTATACTCATGAAGTAGGACCAATTCATGCTGGAGTAATTGAACCGGGTCATTTTCGTTTTATAGTAAAAGGGGATCATATTCAGTCTCTGATGATTCGATTGGGTTTTCAGCATCGCAAAATTTTGACAAATTTAAATGGGCTCAATTTTATAAAAGCAATGCCTATTATTTCAGGCATTGCCTTGGATACAACAACGGCTTATAGTATTTGCTTTGCTCGGTGTTTAGAAAATCTTTTGGATTTTAAAATTACTCGAGATGAAGAATTGTACAGACTGATTCTTTTGGAAACCGAACGAATCGCCTGCAATATTGGAGAGATTGGCGGAATTGCTGGAGACATTGGATACTATCCTCTGCTAGCCGTTTGTTCTACTGAGCGAGGATTTCCTCTAGGTTGGATGGAATTCTTGACGGGTTCACGGTTTGGTAGAATGGCTATTCGTCCGTTTCATTCAAGGATACAAAATGTACCTTCAAAGAATGATATAGATTCATGGATTCCCAATTGGTCTCGTTGGTTAGAAAAAGTTTCTAAATCTATGAATCAAGCTGTGAACAACAGTACAATACGTGAACGTATGCAAAATGTGGGAACTGTATCTCACGAGAGCGCTTTAGAATTGGGCTTGAGTGGTATTGTAGCAAGAGCAAGTGGAACCAATATTGATACTAGGTTAGATGATCCATTATATAAAGAACTTGCTCCTCACTATTTTTCTTCGAGTGAATTTCGACTCACAGGTGATGTGTGGTCTCGCTTTCTTTTACGAATTCAAGATGTAGAACGCTCTGTTGCATTAATACAAAATGCGATAGCGAGCATAAATTGGGAGAATATAAAATCAAATGAGAACCAATATGGACAGACCAACAAATCAATTCTCGAAGCAAAAAAAATTCCAGAGTCTGGTTCTATAAGTTATGGTTACGCGGAGTCTTTTCGAGGGAATCTTCTTATGGCTTTTCGCTGGAATCGTCATTACGAAATTCAATCGTCATACATCCGTGACCCTTCTGTTCTAAACTGGCATGCTCTGGAAATTGCAACACAAAATCAGCTAGTTAGTGATTTTCCTTTGATCAATAAATCATTCAATCTTAGTTATGCGGGAGTGGACTTATGA
- a CDS encoding respiratory chain complex I subunit 1 family protein, producing MMIFFQIISFLILPIFVGGLIRLIRARAQNRRGPGVLQVWKDIFRFLGKDSIDAALGNFFARMSPLVALVSMLIAWSIVCFEWTSFVYLVFFLTLERFSTTSFAMETGTSFGGMGVSREMLLAVSAEPTIILMILIAQTHIQMDVSLADFSMGFLFLIACFYAILAELAKPPFDDPRTHLELTMVHEAMLLEASGRKMGFFEISYQIKTATLLTLLVKLALEHTKFHKNDYLSPDWISFWVTPAVLCLAVTLGIWESICARRKWTWIPELMGLIFLIILFLGTLVKLNDL from the coding sequence ATGATGATTTTTTTTCAGATTATTAGCTTTCTGATTTTACCGATTTTTGTTGGTGGATTGATCAGGCTAATCCGAGCTAGAGCTCAGAATAGGCGAGGACCCGGAGTTTTGCAAGTTTGGAAAGATATTTTCCGTTTTCTTGGAAAAGACAGTATCGATGCAGCTCTTGGTAATTTTTTTGCAAGGATGTCGCCCTTAGTAGCCTTAGTTAGCATGTTGATTGCTTGGTCGATTGTTTGCTTTGAATGGACATCTTTTGTTTACTTAGTTTTTTTTCTTACACTTGAGCGCTTTAGCACAACGTCTTTTGCTATGGAGACAGGGACTTCGTTTGGAGGAATGGGTGTAAGTCGCGAGATGTTACTTGCAGTATCCGCCGAACCAACTATAATTCTCATGATTCTGATCGCTCAGACTCATATTCAAATGGATGTTAGTCTTGCTGATTTTAGTATGGGATTTTTATTTCTAATAGCTTGCTTCTATGCTATTTTGGCCGAGCTTGCAAAACCTCCTTTTGATGATCCGAGAACTCACTTAGAACTCACAATGGTTCATGAGGCTATGCTTCTTGAGGCTTCGGGTAGAAAAATGGGATTCTTTGAAATATCTTATCAAATCAAAACTGCAACGCTCCTAACCTTACTTGTGAAGCTTGCTCTCGAACATACGAAATTTCATAAGAACGACTACCTGAGTCCTGATTGGATTTCCTTTTGGGTTACACCAGCAGTTTTGTGTTTGGCGGTCACACTTGGAATATGGGAATCGATTTGTGCAAGAAGAAAGTGGACCTGGATTCCCGAACTAATGGGACTTATTTTTCTAATTATTCTTTTCTTGGGAACATTGGTGAAATTAAATGATTTATGA
- a CDS encoding HDOD domain-containing protein, protein MINVSKYLESIQDLTIIPPVLISVLSLSDNNELSFGKLENMVGSDQVLSARLLKLANTPFFSRGNPVTNMKQIITRLGFKTVRSMIAMAMSDSIFQKGNYKKFKDEVWQHSVAKGIVAQFLCEDLKLKKEGEFALIGGLMQDLGKIVLNTVDRTRYIEVLTNYIESEKSIEEIEIELFGVDNVEMGVAAGELWKLPTPIIEVIRQRNLPVQEQELYIQIINFAGTIVKLAGFGKKTPQIAESYEQYYKHFALPEDKMKGYPMSFATRLNDHDLFKFCSGL, encoded by the coding sequence ATGATCAATGTAAGTAAATATTTAGAATCGATTCAAGATCTGACGATCATTCCTCCTGTTCTAATCTCTGTTCTGTCACTGAGTGACAACAATGAATTGTCTTTTGGTAAGCTTGAGAACATGGTCGGTTCCGATCAGGTTCTATCGGCTCGTCTTCTCAAGCTCGCTAACACTCCGTTTTTTAGTCGCGGCAATCCAGTTACGAATATGAAACAAATCATCACACGTCTTGGATTCAAGACTGTGCGATCGATGATTGCAATGGCTATGTCAGACTCAATTTTTCAAAAAGGTAATTATAAAAAATTCAAAGATGAAGTCTGGCAACATTCTGTTGCAAAAGGAATTGTTGCACAATTTTTATGCGAAGATCTAAAACTCAAGAAAGAAGGTGAGTTTGCTTTGATTGGCGGACTCATGCAAGACCTTGGCAAAATTGTTCTTAATACAGTTGATCGAACTCGCTACATCGAAGTTCTAACCAATTACATTGAATCCGAGAAATCAATTGAAGAAATTGAAATTGAATTATTTGGCGTTGATAATGTTGAGATGGGAGTTGCTGCTGGCGAATTGTGGAAGCTGCCAACTCCGATTATTGAAGTGATTCGCCAAAGGAACCTTCCTGTGCAAGAGCAAGAATTGTATATTCAAATCATCAATTTTGCAGGAACAATCGTCAAGCTTGCTGGATTTGGCAAAAAGACTCCGCAGATCGCAGAATCATATGAGCAATACTACAAACATTTTGCACTACCAGAAGATAAAATGAAAGGTTATCCTATGAGTTTTGCTACAAGACTTAACGATCATGACCTTTTCAAATTCTGTTCGGGTTTATAA
- a CDS encoding SulP family inorganic anion transporter — MNFQSIINDLKKYGRTDIMSGFIVFLIALPLCVGIAVASGAPPTSGLIAGIIGGIVASIFGGSYVTINGPAAGLIVIVLGAIDGLGDGNNLLGFKRMLACLVVVGVLQILMGIWKKGFLGRLFPASVIHGMMTAIGIIIISKQIYILTGATPHSKTPWELILEIPNGIASLNPEIFLIGGSAMLVLIFFQISKWKFMKKLPAPLFAVLIGILLEEFFHLRTNQVYTFMGTEYTVGPKFLVQIPDSLSSAIIFPDFSVINRFEFWFHTGMIFFIASLESLLSAQAVDQLDPLQRRTDMDKELIGKGIANTLLGAIGGFPIIAEIVRSKANIENGGRSIWSNFFHGIFLLVFLLLIPDLLRLIPMASLAAILVLIGWRLASHKEFIHIYKKGPEQLIVFITTIAFTLVVDLLFGILMGILVKILIQVISGVNVKQIFTLDWSYSNKESWTIRSPLLFSNSFGFLKSLEEESQNGNNKFTLDFNQCNYIDHTSMEAIYAIINRCEQSGVNFDIIWGNLNQNTEYKTSVRRHSK; from the coding sequence ATGAATTTTCAATCTATAATTAATGATCTGAAGAAATATGGCAGAACGGACATTATGTCCGGATTTATTGTTTTCTTGATTGCGTTGCCACTTTGTGTGGGAATCGCTGTTGCAAGCGGTGCACCACCAACTTCTGGTTTAATTGCTGGAATCATAGGAGGAATTGTTGCGTCCATTTTTGGTGGCAGCTATGTTACTATCAATGGTCCGGCAGCGGGACTGATCGTAATTGTGCTTGGCGCAATAGATGGATTAGGTGATGGCAATAATTTATTGGGTTTTAAGAGGATGCTTGCTTGCTTGGTAGTCGTCGGTGTTCTTCAAATATTGATGGGGATCTGGAAGAAGGGATTCTTGGGAAGATTGTTTCCCGCATCCGTAATACACGGAATGATGACAGCAATTGGAATAATCATAATTTCCAAACAAATATATATACTAACTGGAGCGACTCCTCATTCTAAAACTCCTTGGGAATTGATTTTGGAAATACCCAATGGCATAGCATCTCTCAATCCAGAAATTTTCCTCATTGGAGGAAGTGCAATGCTTGTATTGATTTTTTTCCAAATCTCGAAATGGAAATTTATGAAAAAACTTCCAGCTCCTTTATTTGCAGTGTTGATCGGAATTCTTTTGGAAGAGTTTTTCCATCTTAGAACCAATCAAGTTTATACTTTTATGGGAACGGAATATACGGTTGGACCAAAGTTTCTTGTTCAGATTCCAGATTCACTTTCTTCTGCAATCATTTTCCCTGATTTTTCTGTTATCAATCGATTCGAATTCTGGTTTCATACTGGAATGATTTTCTTTATTGCAAGTCTTGAATCCTTGTTGAGTGCTCAGGCAGTTGATCAGTTAGATCCGCTGCAACGCAGAACTGATATGGACAAAGAGTTGATTGGAAAAGGTATCGCAAATACACTATTAGGTGCCATTGGTGGATTTCCAATCATTGCAGAAATTGTAAGAAGTAAAGCCAATATTGAAAATGGTGGAAGATCAATTTGGTCCAATTTTTTTCATGGTATCTTTCTCTTAGTTTTTCTCTTGCTCATTCCAGATTTGTTGAGATTGATTCCCATGGCTTCTCTTGCAGCTATATTGGTATTGATTGGATGGAGACTCGCTTCGCATAAAGAATTCATACATATTTATAAAAAGGGTCCAGAGCAATTGATTGTATTTATAACAACAATTGCTTTTACCTTAGTTGTAGATTTATTGTTTGGAATTCTCATGGGAATTCTAGTAAAAATTTTAATCCAAGTTATTTCTGGTGTTAATGTAAAACAGATTTTTACATTAGATTGGAGCTATTCCAATAAAGAGTCTTGGACGATACGTTCTCCATTGCTTTTTTCCAATTCGTTTGGTTTTTTGAAATCTTTGGAAGAGGAATCTCAGAATGGAAATAATAAATTTACTTTGGATTTCAATCAATGCAATTATATAGATCATACTTCAATGGAAGCGATCTATGCAATAATCAATCGTTGCGAACAGTCAGGAGTAAATTTTGATATTATATGGGGCAATTTGAACCAAAATACGGAATACAAAACGTCCGTGCGTAGACATTCCAAATGA
- a CDS encoding proton-conducting transporter transmembrane domain-containing protein, with protein MNILDILNLIPSISLMIAIGVVAFFGITLVWIFFPSHYHARKYLLMICSQLFVISIILSWLSNNLAWNWVFIEASTLFGAVLISSPGREQSFRIAWKFLLINSYGLGIAFLGLILITFGSDTSGTLNLDILKSESQIVGPLARLGLTLAIYGFTAKLGLFPNHFWVADTYGDSPTQVSSLISSFIPVTVALVLRELVQLDRLWNTSPLPASLILPILGVITCMHATLKMIHVTDIRMIAAKIAVFHSGMLAWIVWLDLSYQEFLYILIGTMMLKVVVFLSMGILRMEAGSKDIEFISEIKNLNSKVKYFYFLGLFFAFGFPLSPAFIGDFLILKVSLSRSEYSTLFILLLNVIFAGLLFQKTYPIWMVPSTNDLSEKNRKKVIGRIWIVTGFSVLLVSWAIYGIIILRLI; from the coding sequence ATGAATATTTTGGATATATTGAATCTAATCCCAAGTATTTCACTTATGATTGCTATCGGGGTAGTCGCTTTTTTTGGAATAACTTTGGTTTGGATTTTCTTTCCTTCACATTACCATGCAAGAAAATATTTACTAATGATTTGTAGCCAATTATTCGTTATAAGCATTATTCTTTCCTGGCTTTCGAATAACCTTGCTTGGAACTGGGTTTTTATTGAAGCATCAACATTGTTTGGAGCTGTGTTGATATCAAGTCCTGGACGCGAACAATCTTTTCGGATCGCTTGGAAATTTCTTTTGATCAATTCTTATGGTTTGGGAATCGCATTTCTCGGGCTCATATTGATCACCTTTGGTAGTGATACTTCTGGAACTTTGAATCTTGATATTTTAAAAAGCGAAAGCCAGATCGTGGGTCCATTGGCGAGATTGGGTTTGACTTTGGCGATTTACGGTTTTACCGCCAAACTTGGATTATTTCCAAATCATTTCTGGGTTGCAGATACTTACGGTGACAGTCCCACTCAAGTATCGTCTCTAATATCCTCATTCATCCCAGTTACGGTTGCTTTAGTTCTTCGCGAATTGGTGCAATTGGATCGTTTGTGGAATACAAGTCCATTACCAGCGAGCTTAATTCTTCCAATCCTTGGCGTTATAACTTGTATGCATGCAACGCTGAAGATGATTCACGTAACAGATATTCGTATGATAGCTGCAAAAATTGCTGTTTTCCATTCGGGTATGCTTGCATGGATCGTTTGGTTGGATCTTAGTTACCAGGAATTTCTTTATATTCTAATCGGAACGATGATGCTTAAGGTCGTTGTCTTTCTATCAATGGGAATTCTAAGAATGGAAGCTGGATCAAAAGATATAGAATTTATTTCAGAAATTAAAAATTTAAATTCTAAAGTAAAATATTTCTATTTTCTTGGATTATTTTTTGCTTTCGGTTTTCCATTGTCCCCCGCATTTATCGGAGATTTTCTAATTTTAAAAGTTTCTCTATCAAGATCAGAATACTCAACTCTTTTCATTCTTCTGTTAAATGTTATTTTTGCTGGATTGTTGTTCCAGAAGACTTATCCGATTTGGATGGTGCCATCTACTAATGATCTATCAGAGAAAAACCGCAAAAAAGTTATCGGCAGGATTTGGATTGTTACAGGGTTTTCAGTCTTACTCGTAAGTTGGGCAATTTATGGAATTATAATATTGAGGTTAATATAA
- a CDS encoding adenylate/guanylate cyclase domain-containing protein — MDNIGLSEEKIAILFGEPDDKFSKILQDLLSKWFEGYAEVTRRTQYKNFQEEINRHNYDLVILSSNFANQDLSENDLLEEVFEIIGSGGETPLVYFTDTKDHSFIVDVFKQGVTDVFSITEIIEDLMEFRFRNILRDVYRNKILEKQMRESITRFQSIYGMSLGEIEDLNSLVQKMKMELEKEFQNKLNLENEKKKMQSIFGMYVDPQVVTSILSNNFSLDQKGQSQEVTVLFTDIRGYTSLSEKLAPEQVISFLNEYFTSLTEVILGYNGMVDKYIGDSIMCLFGAPIYKSTHREDAIDTAIEMQSVFDLWVPKWEEIYGFRPSIGIGIASGIAVVGNVGSFQKLSYTAVGDTVNMASRLESLAKPGEVLVSEDFYNDLSDEHKKKYSFESFDDISIKGKEGLHKIYKVKE; from the coding sequence ATGGACAATATTGGACTGAGCGAAGAGAAGATCGCGATTTTATTCGGCGAACCCGATGATAAGTTTAGCAAGATTTTACAAGACTTGTTGTCAAAATGGTTTGAAGGATATGCGGAAGTTACTCGAAGAACTCAATATAAAAATTTCCAAGAGGAAATCAATCGACACAATTACGATTTGGTAATTCTCAGTTCTAATTTTGCCAATCAAGATTTAAGTGAGAATGATCTTCTAGAAGAAGTTTTCGAAATCATTGGATCTGGTGGAGAGACACCGCTAGTCTATTTTACGGATACGAAAGATCATTCATTTATTGTTGATGTATTCAAGCAAGGTGTCACTGATGTTTTCTCTATAACAGAAATTATAGAAGATTTGATGGAATTCAGATTTCGAAATATCTTGAGAGATGTTTATAGAAATAAAATTCTAGAAAAACAAATGCGCGAATCTATAACTCGATTTCAGAGTATTTATGGTATGTCTCTTGGCGAGATTGAAGATTTAAATAGTTTAGTTCAGAAAATGAAGATGGAACTAGAAAAAGAATTTCAGAATAAGCTGAATTTAGAAAATGAAAAGAAGAAAATGCAATCAATTTTTGGTATGTATGTTGATCCACAAGTTGTAACATCCATTTTGTCAAATAATTTCAGCTTGGATCAAAAAGGGCAGAGTCAAGAAGTCACCGTACTTTTTACCGATATTCGTGGGTATACTTCTCTTTCTGAGAAACTTGCACCAGAACAAGTGATTTCTTTTCTAAACGAATATTTCACATCACTTACGGAAGTGATATTAGGCTATAACGGAATGGTAGATAAATATATCGGAGATTCCATCATGTGTCTGTTTGGTGCTCCTATTTACAAATCAACACATAGGGAAGATGCCATTGATACGGCAATCGAGATGCAATCTGTTTTTGATTTATGGGTTCCAAAATGGGAAGAAATATATGGATTTAGACCGTCAATTGGAATCGGAATAGCCTCAGGGATCGCTGTGGTTGGAAATGTTGGTTCATTCCAAAAGCTATCGTATACAGCTGTTGGAGATACAGTGAATATGGCTTCTCGACTTGAATCCTTAGCAAAACCTGGTGAAGTTTTGGTGTCAGAAGATTTTTACAATGATTTAAGTGATGAACACAAGAAGAAATATAGTTTTGAATCGTTCGATGACATATCAATCAAAGGAAAAGAAGGTCTTCATAAAATTTATAAGGTAAAAGAATAG
- a CDS encoding 4Fe-4S binding protein, which produces MSLLLETFLNLIRKPVTRVEKDFFLPANHNLESTPLVQAPIAKFARGIPAFIGNNYKDLKLNADKELKEIIGNPGKNSWVSCKECSICAEVCPTNAIRSDEINLQIDYGACLQCGLCVDECPSKNLVNSGFVDVYSDNRSELVVDYNKEKFEPSFHSENSSDSEYLEFKEKIGNKGFNFREVCAGSNTGVEWELGACYNNVFDMESIGVRAVASPKHADVLLIAGSMTDAMIKPSKLAWDTMPSPKLIVAIGTDAVQSASQNTEMYPHTPGYWIAGDPPRPDTIVRAFRTLMGRSHFKFRLAWHSYLQEKNKELSK; this is translated from the coding sequence ATGAGCTTGTTATTAGAAACTTTTTTGAATTTGATTCGAAAACCTGTAACCAGAGTTGAAAAGGATTTCTTTCTTCCAGCAAATCATAATCTGGAATCAACTCCTCTTGTTCAAGCACCCATAGCCAAATTTGCTAGAGGGATACCGGCTTTTATAGGGAATAATTATAAAGATCTAAAACTGAATGCTGATAAGGAACTGAAGGAAATCATAGGAAATCCAGGGAAGAATAGTTGGGTTAGCTGTAAAGAATGTTCAATCTGTGCCGAAGTTTGTCCAACAAATGCGATTCGATCAGATGAAATTAATTTACAAATTGACTATGGGGCTTGTCTTCAATGCGGACTTTGCGTGGATGAATGTCCTAGCAAGAATCTAGTAAATTCGGGATTCGTGGATGTTTACTCTGACAATCGTTCAGAATTAGTAGTTGATTATAATAAAGAAAAATTTGAGCCGAGTTTTCATTCAGAGAATTCTTCCGATTCCGAATACTTAGAATTTAAGGAAAAGATTGGAAATAAAGGATTTAATTTTCGAGAGGTTTGTGCAGGTTCAAATACAGGAGTAGAATGGGAGTTAGGTGCATGCTATAATAACGTGTTTGATATGGAGAGTATTGGAGTGAGAGCCGTTGCTTCCCCCAAGCATGCAGATGTTCTCCTAATTGCAGGTTCTATGACGGATGCAATGATCAAGCCCAGTAAATTGGCTTGGGATACGATGCCAAGTCCCAAATTAATTGTCGCTATAGGAACTGACGCAGTTCAATCTGCGAGCCAAAATACGGAAATGTATCCACATACACCTGGGTATTGGATAGCAGGTGATCCTCCAAGACCTGATACCATAGTTCGTGCATTTCGAACTCTCATGGGGCGGAGTCATTTTAAATTTCGTTTGGCATGGCATTCGTATTTACAAGAAAAAAATAAGGAATTATCAAAATGA
- a CDS encoding proton-conducting transporter transmembrane domain-containing protein, giving the protein MSASVLIALAAVTLIGILLYPEISFQKKVIFFIQFSFLGIAAVLGKTFFLVLLIELVSILYFFQYTSPHRLNGKSYSSFLISGGISGILLAAWVFLGSENTVGLYFLAFACFLKSGLFFLHFWIPLAYENVDAEINSFSSGLFVLFPFYIFITFVYPYMYEPSIFLCITVVAAIGIFVGGITSFFQLKVSQVLAYSSIEKLNFIWLCIGLAGLAKTAQIVEFQDLENGFIAVFYISLIQHSVSKTFQFLLFGRVENKDNSSIDKIRGKGRSLGLPIPLTLLGTLSFIGIPGTTGFISESSYLLLSSSLLEIPSSKSIVVLPVLILVFTGIVFGGASHIRLYQSIFLSPYKKDFVDDSMKSDADIKNNLNFLNNIKNKLDLIWLGIWIVLPSLFLPVYFRNFFPMNISSYVLDASLLSLLTIVIVCSIAYFTRNQKFRKLTWDTGANSDLRNVSISASSYSIPLIESLGKHFMSSKGKSKLDDWFMQFFEWISLRKYYKPKNQNKPEDLSNYLALSSIGILSILFIFFALEFIGGIL; this is encoded by the coding sequence ATGTCTGCATCCGTGCTGATTGCTTTAGCGGCAGTTACACTTATTGGAATTCTGTTATATCCAGAAATATCTTTCCAAAAGAAAGTTATATTCTTTATTCAATTTAGTTTTTTGGGGATTGCTGCCGTTTTAGGTAAAACATTTTTTCTTGTGCTATTGATTGAGCTGGTAAGCATACTATACTTTTTTCAATACACTTCTCCACATAGATTAAATGGGAAAAGTTACTCAAGCTTCCTCATTTCTGGCGGAATATCTGGAATTTTACTCGCAGCCTGGGTTTTTCTCGGAAGTGAGAATACAGTTGGTCTATATTTTTTGGCATTTGCTTGTTTTCTGAAATCGGGATTGTTCTTTCTCCATTTTTGGATTCCACTGGCATATGAAAATGTTGATGCGGAAATAAATTCTTTCTCATCTGGATTATTTGTCCTTTTTCCTTTTTATATCTTCATTACTTTCGTTTATCCCTATATGTATGAACCTTCAATATTTCTCTGTATAACTGTAGTTGCAGCAATAGGAATTTTTGTTGGTGGCATAACGAGTTTTTTTCAGTTGAAGGTTAGCCAAGTTCTTGCATACAGCTCAATAGAAAAGTTGAACTTTATTTGGCTTTGTATCGGGCTTGCGGGCCTTGCAAAGACTGCGCAAATAGTTGAGTTTCAAGATTTGGAGAATGGATTTATAGCGGTTTTTTATATTAGTTTAATTCAGCATAGTGTAAGCAAAACTTTCCAATTTCTATTGTTTGGTAGAGTGGAAAACAAAGATAATTCCTCAATAGACAAGATACGAGGAAAAGGAAGAAGTCTTGGTTTACCAATCCCACTTACGCTACTCGGCACTTTGAGTTTTATAGGAATTCCAGGTACGACAGGTTTTATTTCTGAGAGTTCCTATCTTCTTTTGAGCAGTAGTTTACTGGAAATTCCCAGTTCTAAATCAATTGTTGTTCTTCCAGTCTTGATTCTTGTATTCACAGGTATTGTGTTTGGTGGAGCATCTCATATTCGTCTTTATCAATCTATTTTTCTTTCTCCGTATAAGAAAGATTTTGTAGACGATTCGATGAAATCAGATGCTGATATCAAAAATAATTTAAATTTTCTAAATAATATTAAAAATAAATTGGATTTAATTTGGCTTGGAATATGGATAGTCCTTCCTTCTTTGTTTCTTCCCGTATACTTCAGAAATTTTTTCCCGATGAATATATCTAGCTATGTATTGGATGCTAGTTTACTATCCTTGTTAACGATTGTAATTGTATGTTCCATCGCATACTTCACAAGAAACCAAAAATTTCGAAAGCTCACTTGGGATACAGGAGCAAACTCTGATCTTCGGAATGTATCCATCAGCGCATCAAGTTATTCAATTCCGCTAATCGAATCACTTGGCAAACATTTTATGAGCTCTAAGGGTAAATCGAAATTGGATGATTGGTTTATGCAATTTTTTGAATGGATCAGTTTGCGAAAATATTACAAACCTAAAAATCAAAATAAACCGGAAGACTTAAGCAATTACCTCGCACTCTCCAGCATAGGAATTCTAAGCATTTTATTTATATTTTTTGCCTTAGAGTTTATCGGAGGCATTCTATGA